A single region of the Nicotiana sylvestris chromosome 6, ASM39365v2, whole genome shotgun sequence genome encodes:
- the LOC138871432 gene encoding uncharacterized protein yields MLRENASLDEIKMGSIFDKKKSIINCFSNIAIKGHFEFKVVRSISTRSSLKCNDDRCEWCVCALRIKDSTLFKIVKIEKNHDCSVNTMKDDQRHETSKLISGYIIDNPRDPRFEVTPAFVMAEMQKLYGLDIGYHKAWRAIQCASTLIRGTPEENYELLSLYLYLMRSKNLGTYTNIKMDDNNGWNHCIPVIAIDATFLKSKFCGVLMISVSKDANNQIFPLAFGITESENNNSYEWHQSIAYVIAKVYPKSHHEICIYHLEQNLKRRKVKSEVIKLFQTAARVYKHKEFNHYMSDIAKVDKKTYDYLMEEPPERWAHSCSPRRRYDMLTTNIVESMNSFLLEARVLPILRMMDFIQVKLQCWFYERRNEAERTFYDVSCWVFHVDSWRSRVEEEGITFLVDLNKRTCNCFQFQFDELPCIHAIAAIEKRNIKMSNFCSHWYLKESRLKTYESQIHPVGHTDSWIVPKSVKSQIVKPPDFKVPPCRRKKKRHIPVTESSKITFKCGRCRRIGHNRTACIYSPAVHPFSRKYKE; encoded by the exons ATGTTAAGAGAAAATGCTTCATTGGATGAAATAAAAATGGGATCAATATTTGACAAAAAGAAGAGTATAATTAATTGTTTTTCGAATATAGCAATTAAAGGACATTTTGAATTTAAGGTTGTTAGATCAATCTCAACAAGATCTTCGTTGAAATGCAATGATGATAGGTGTGAGTGGTGTGTGTGTGCTTTAAGAATTAAAGATTCAACACTGTTCAAGATAGTAAAGATTGAGAAAAATCATGACTGCTCTGTTAACACTATGAAAGATGATCAAAGGCATGAAACTTCAAAGTTGATTAGTGGTTACATTATCGACAATCCTCGAGACCCAAGGTTTGAAGTTACACCAGCTTTTGTCATGGCAGAAATGCAAAAATTGTATGGACTAGACATTGGGTATCACAAGGCGTGGCGTGCTATTCAATGTGCTTCTACTTTAATAAGAGGAACTCCTGAAGAGAATTATGAATTATTGTCTTTATACTTGTATTTGATGAGAAGTAAAAATCTGGGAACATATACTAATATAAAGATGGACGACAACAACGG TTGGAATCATTGTATACCAGTGATTGCTATTGATGCAACGTTTTTGAAGTCAAAATTTTGTGGTGTTTTAATGATTTCAGTTTCAAAGGATGCAAATAACCAAATTTTCCCACTAGCCTTTGGAATAACAGAATCTGAAAATAACAATTCCTATGAGTG GCATCAATCTATTGCATATGTCATCGCAAAGGTATATCCTAAAAGCCACCATGAGATTTGTATCTATCATTTGGAGCAGAACCTAAAGCGAAGGAAAGTGAAAAGTGAGGTCATAAAACTTTTTCAAACTGCTGCTAGAGTATACAAGCACAAAGAATTTAATCATTACATGTCAGATATAGCAAAAGTAGATAAGAAGACTTATGACTACTTGATGGAAGAACCACCGGAAAGGTGGGCACATTCTTGTAGTCCACGACGAAGATATGACATGCTCACAACAAACATAGTTGAGTCAATGAATTCTTTTCTATTAGAAGCAAGGGTGCTGCCTATATTAAGAATGATGGATTTCATTCAAGTGAAGCTACAATGTTGGttttatgaaagaagaaatgaagcagAAAGAACTTTTTATGATGTTTCTTGTTGG GTCTTCCATGTTGATTCATGGCgttctagagttgaagaagaaggaataaCTTTCTTGGTGGACTTAAACAAAAGAACATGTAATTGTTTTCAGTTTCAGTTTGATGAATTACCATGCATACATGCAATTGCAGCTATCGAGAAGAGAAACATCAAGATGTCCAACTTTTGCTCGCACTGGTACTTAAAGGAATCTCGGTTGAAAACATATGAAAGTCAAATACATCCTGTAGGACATACTGATTCTTGGATTGTACCAAAGAGTGTTAAGTCACAAATTGTTAAACCTCCAGATTTCAAAGTGCCACCATGTAGAAGGAAGAAGAAAAGGCATATTCCAGTTACCgagtcatcaaaaataacattcaaATGTGGTCGTTGTAGAAGAATTGGTCATAATAGAACAGCTTGTATATATTCTCCGGCAGTCCATCCATTTTCAAGAAAGTATAAAGAATAG